The Clostridia bacterium sequence CCGTTAGTCCGAGGGGAGGTGAAGTCAGTGCACGCCTACGAGAGCATGTTCATCATCAGCTCGCAGCAGTCAGAGGAGCAGGCCGACTCTCTCATAGCCAAGTTCGAGGAGTTGATCACGTCCAACGGAGGAGAGCTGGTAAAGACCGATCGTATGGGTAGGCGCAGGCTGGCGTATCAAATCGGGGACGATCTAGAAGGTTACTACACTGTCCTCTATTTCAACGCTACCGG is a genomic window containing:
- the rpsF gene encoding 30S ribosomal protein S6, with translation MHAYESMFIISSQQSEEQADSLIAKFEELITSNGGELVKTDRMGRRRLAYQIGDDLEGYYTVLYFNATGATVAELERVFKITDGVIRYLIIRKDD